The following proteins come from a genomic window of Marinobacter antarcticus:
- a CDS encoding branched-chain amino acid ABC transporter permease — translation MNQPFDQADIHKAILEQQKAEDRKKMILNGVLLLLLLAAPFVMYPVFLMKILCFALFAVAFNLLFGFTGLLSFGHAAFLATGGYTTGYLLSNYSGLPTEVGILAGTALATVLGLGFALLSIRRQGIYFAMVTLALAQLVFFFFVQSSFTGGEDGMHGIPRGNLFGLINLEDNLNMYYFVLAVFIACYLLVQRIVSSPYGQVLKSIKQNEPRAVSLGYNVDRYKILAFVISAALAGLAGSMKSVVFQLASLNDAHWHMSGEVILMTLVGGMGTLLGPVVGATFVVNLEYQLSQGPLRDWVDPILGGIFVLTVLAFRSGIVGEIQKFMKKNMG, via the coding sequence ATGAACCAGCCCTTTGATCAGGCCGACATCCATAAAGCCATCCTGGAGCAGCAGAAGGCGGAAGACCGAAAGAAAATGATACTTAACGGTGTCCTGCTCCTGCTCCTGCTGGCGGCGCCGTTTGTCATGTATCCGGTCTTCCTGATGAAGATACTTTGCTTCGCACTTTTTGCTGTCGCATTCAACCTCCTGTTCGGTTTTACCGGGTTACTGTCCTTTGGTCACGCCGCCTTCCTGGCAACCGGCGGATACACCACCGGCTATCTGCTCAGCAATTACTCCGGCCTGCCTACGGAAGTCGGGATCCTCGCGGGAACGGCGCTGGCCACAGTGTTGGGACTTGGTTTTGCCCTGTTGTCGATTCGTCGTCAGGGCATCTACTTCGCGATGGTAACCCTGGCGCTGGCGCAGCTTGTTTTCTTCTTCTTTGTCCAGTCGTCATTCACGGGCGGGGAAGACGGTATGCACGGAATTCCCAGAGGAAACCTGTTCGGGCTAATCAATCTGGAAGACAACCTGAATATGTACTACTTCGTGCTGGCTGTGTTTATCGCATGTTACTTGCTGGTGCAGCGCATCGTCAGTAGTCCCTATGGCCAAGTGCTCAAATCCATCAAGCAGAACGAGCCCCGGGCGGTCTCTCTCGGTTACAACGTGGATCGCTACAAGATTCTGGCCTTCGTGATTTCCGCTGCGCTGGCGGGTCTGGCCGGATCCATGAAGTCGGTGGTATTCCAGCTGGCTTCCCTCAACGATGCGCACTGGCACATGTCCGGTGAAGTTATCCTGATGACCCTGGTGGGTGGTATGGGCACCTTGCTCGGCCCGGTGGTCGGCGCTACCTTTGTGGTCAACCTCGAGTACCAGCTTTCACAGGGCCCACTCCGGGACTGGGTAGACCCGATCCTGGGTGGCATCTTCGTGCTTACGGTGCTGGCGTTCCGCAGCGGTATTGTGGGGGAGA
- a CDS encoding branched-chain amino acid ABC transporter permease — protein sequence MSMIFGVPLAVLAGQLLIGVINGAFYALLSLGLAVIFGLLKIINFAHGAMYMLGAMATVILFDALGVSYWVALFVAPLLVGAVGVLIEYFLLRRIAGQDHIYSLLLTFGAALLIQGVLTNIYGVSGLRYSMPDLFKGGMNLGFMFLPYYRAWVIVIALLVCFGTWFMIEKTKLGAYLRAGTEDSQLMQGFGINVPLLISLTYGFGIMLAAFAGVLAAPIYSVTPVMGSHILITVFAVVVIGGMGSIGGAIITGILMGIIEGLTKTFYPPASSAVIFLVMVVVLMFRPAGLFGKET from the coding sequence ATGTCCATGATTTTTGGTGTCCCCCTTGCTGTCCTTGCTGGTCAGCTTTTGATCGGGGTCATTAACGGCGCCTTCTATGCGCTGTTGAGTCTCGGGTTAGCCGTTATTTTTGGTCTGCTCAAGATTATTAACTTTGCCCATGGGGCAATGTACATGCTCGGCGCCATGGCTACCGTCATTCTGTTCGACGCTCTGGGCGTCAGCTATTGGGTCGCTCTTTTCGTGGCACCGCTGCTTGTCGGCGCTGTCGGCGTGCTGATCGAGTACTTCTTGCTCAGGCGCATTGCAGGCCAGGACCATATTTACAGCCTTCTGCTGACCTTCGGTGCTGCCCTGCTGATTCAGGGTGTACTGACAAACATCTACGGGGTATCGGGGCTCCGTTATTCCATGCCGGACCTGTTCAAGGGTGGGATGAATCTCGGATTCATGTTTCTGCCGTATTACCGGGCCTGGGTTATAGTGATTGCACTGCTAGTATGTTTTGGCACCTGGTTCATGATCGAAAAGACAAAGCTTGGTGCTTACTTGCGAGCAGGAACAGAAGATTCTCAGCTGATGCAGGGCTTCGGCATTAACGTGCCTTTGCTGATCAGCCTCACTTATGGATTTGGCATTATGCTCGCCGCTTTTGCCGGCGTTTTGGCGGCGCCAATCTATTCCGTAACGCCCGTGATGGGCTCGCACATTCTGATAACGGTGTTCGCGGTGGTGGTTATCGGTGGCATGGGTTCCATTGGTGGCGCGATCATTACCGGTATCCTGATGGGCATAATTGAAGGGCTTACCAAAACGTTCTACCCGCCTGCGTCATCCGCGGTGATCTTCCTGGTCATGGTGGTAGTTTTGATGTTCCGGCCTGCGGGTCTGTTTGGTAAGGAGACATAA